From the Bdellovibrio sp. ArHS genome, one window contains:
- a CDS encoding methylated-DNA--[protein]-cysteine S-methyltransferase, with protein MGDLEFRVYKVASEFGDWLAAFDGSELIFLGSYALGKKKVEGDLADFFEEQYHFQVGSFTPVKWSKGNFWNGKHKIKLQGTEFQVRVWLELLKIPRGTTWTYSELAKKLRKPSAVRAVASAVAKNPICYWIPCHRVVGKNTNKLKYHWGPELKAELLTSEGAM; from the coding sequence ATGGGAGATCTTGAATTCCGTGTTTACAAAGTGGCTTCTGAATTTGGCGATTGGCTGGCGGCCTTCGACGGCTCAGAACTTATTTTTTTGGGCAGTTATGCTTTAGGAAAAAAGAAGGTCGAAGGCGATCTTGCCGATTTCTTTGAAGAACAATATCACTTTCAAGTAGGTTCTTTTACTCCGGTTAAATGGAGCAAAGGCAACTTCTGGAACGGGAAACACAAAATCAAACTTCAAGGCACTGAGTTTCAGGTGCGCGTGTGGTTGGAACTTCTAAAAATTCCTCGTGGCACAACTTGGACTTATTCTGAACTGGCAAAAAAGCTGCGCAAGCCTTCGGCTGTTCGTGCGGTGGCTTCGGCTGTGGCCAAAAATCCTATTTGTTATTGGATTCCTTGCCATCGCGTTGTGGGTAAAAATACGAATAAACTCAAATATCACTGGGGTCCAGAGCTCAAGGCCGAATTGCTGACTTCTGAAGGCGCAATGTAA
- a CDS encoding recA protein, which yields MRALALPELQNVPFVSAENLQPPAGLSTGLAVLDNFLLWKGIPQGDLSLLQGLPGTGATSLWIRIVQQVHAQNKWAAWINGDAQLFPTHLSHQKINLKRLLVVKEPQEKDQLFWLLQELITSSLFEVIGCNLKEIFLKNHQLQKLKRLCRLHKVALVFVNQKPVKFINPLFSLIMSFQRDFITIQRALHRPTPFNIAGSMIHANFMHQFKNTARKLLS from the coding sequence ATGCGTGCCCTCGCCCTTCCCGAACTACAAAATGTTCCTTTTGTCTCTGCTGAAAACTTGCAACCCCCAGCTGGGTTGTCCACGGGTCTTGCCGTGCTGGACAACTTCTTACTCTGGAAGGGAATCCCGCAAGGAGACTTAAGTCTTTTGCAAGGACTGCCCGGGACCGGAGCCACCTCGCTCTGGATTCGCATTGTTCAGCAAGTTCATGCGCAGAATAAATGGGCGGCTTGGATCAATGGCGATGCGCAGTTATTCCCGACTCACCTTTCGCATCAAAAAATTAATTTAAAGCGCCTGTTGGTAGTGAAAGAGCCCCAGGAAAAAGACCAGCTTTTCTGGTTATTGCAAGAGCTGATCACAAGTTCTTTGTTTGAAGTGATCGGCTGCAACTTAAAAGAAATCTTTTTAAAGAACCACCAGCTGCAAAAATTGAAACGTCTTTGTCGGTTGCACAAAGTGGCTTTGGTCTTTGTGAATCAGAAGCCTGTGAAGTTCATCAATCCTCTTTTTAGTTTAATCATGAGCTTTCAACGCGATTTCATCACCATTCAAAGAGCCTTGCACCGCCCAACACCTTTTAATATTGCCGGGAGTATGATCCATGCGAACTTTATGCATCAATTTAAAAACACCGCAAGAAAGCTCCTCAGCTGA
- a CDS encoding error-prone DNA polymerase — MAILISGNHKVKLPALSSQSQKSAAKSKPRAKGFVELLGRSNFSFLQGASSPEEMVIEAIKLDYDGVGICDLNGLYGVVRGFLSVKSPSMFEASVQAKEGFKYLVGSELTLTDETAVTLIPLNKEGYSHLCQLLTLGKRQASKGFSKLSLEQVAAHNKGLLCIAIPPWSSERYEKLEKIFGDRLYLPVWRDLTWESQEFCRQAFLLEEKYQARLFVTQRPFMHTAERKPLFDVITCILHHTTLFEAKDKLIQNAERCYRSIEDLSSLWQDRLDLVEKTVEIAGRVNFSLDEIRYRYPQSNLPEGMTPSEYLRDLTFKGLKNRFPKGPTDKILQTIEKELALIKELEYEDYFLTLKEICAFAESKGILYQGRGSAANSVVCYCLGLTSVDPSKITLLFERFISRERREPPDIDIDFEHSRREEVIQHIYEKYNERHAAMVCTVVRYRSRMAIRETAKVFGIPLDKINSMAKFMGRDGISRLLEPESATRFGVKDLNHWKMFLHLAQQLRGFPRHLGIHTGGFLITQDPMIEMVPVEKATMDGRYVIQWNKDDVATLKLMKIDVLSLGMLTCLRKCFELLKNHKGLHFNLASFSQEDDPSTYEMISRADTVGVFQIESRAQMQTLPRMKPKTFYDLVIEVALVRPGPLQGGMVHPFLKRRQGLEKVTYAHKDLIPILKKTHGVPIFQEQVMQIVIKTAGFSPGESDELRRIMSSAWRKRSTMDSIRKRILDGFAAHGISQEYGEQIYKTIEGFANYGFPESHAASFALLTYASCYIKNHHPDVFACGLLNSQPMGFYAPRTLVAEAQRHGVSVHPLCVQHSDYDYTLEEPSSSGFHALRVGLRSMYGFPEALLRRIEDSRKAHGPFKDIADFIHRTELPRSALLKLAASGAFECFNANVRELIWHLESLSLDQQSFLWGHPKEQFEIAEEEDNDADNIPFESNWDRLRREYDSKGYSVDSHPLSVLRSYLKEKNNELISQRFVPYFASNDLSRMKNKAKVRLAGLVSVTQKPPTAKGMCFITLEDEFGFMNIVIHPEVYQKDRLAIYGRSLLEIHGQIERVGDLINIRAARVLPLQ; from the coding sequence ATGGCTATTTTGATTAGTGGAAATCACAAAGTGAAGCTGCCCGCGCTTTCTTCCCAGTCACAGAAAAGCGCGGCTAAATCCAAACCCCGAGCCAAAGGTTTTGTTGAGCTTTTAGGTCGAAGTAATTTTTCTTTCCTGCAAGGCGCTTCCTCCCCGGAAGAAATGGTGATTGAAGCGATCAAACTGGATTATGATGGCGTCGGCATTTGTGATTTAAACGGTCTGTACGGTGTTGTGCGCGGTTTTCTTTCCGTGAAATCACCGTCCATGTTTGAGGCTTCCGTGCAGGCCAAAGAGGGTTTTAAATATTTAGTTGGTTCTGAACTGACATTAACTGATGAAACCGCTGTAACTCTAATTCCCCTCAATAAAGAAGGTTATTCGCATCTTTGCCAGTTGCTCACCTTAGGTAAACGACAGGCCTCTAAAGGATTTTCGAAGCTTTCCTTGGAACAGGTCGCAGCCCACAATAAAGGCCTGTTGTGCATAGCCATTCCACCCTGGAGTTCCGAACGCTATGAAAAATTAGAAAAAATTTTTGGGGACCGTCTTTATCTTCCTGTATGGCGGGACCTGACTTGGGAATCGCAAGAGTTCTGCCGTCAGGCTTTTCTTTTAGAGGAAAAATATCAGGCCCGTCTTTTTGTCACACAACGTCCGTTCATGCACACAGCGGAACGAAAACCTTTGTTTGACGTCATCACTTGTATTTTACATCACACCACTTTGTTCGAAGCCAAAGATAAATTGATACAGAACGCCGAGCGCTGCTACCGCAGCATTGAAGATCTTTCGTCATTGTGGCAAGACCGCCTGGATCTTGTGGAAAAAACTGTGGAGATCGCAGGACGAGTGAATTTTTCCTTGGATGAAATTCGCTATCGCTATCCCCAGTCCAACTTACCAGAAGGTATGACGCCCTCTGAATATTTGCGGGATTTGACGTTCAAAGGTTTAAAAAATCGTTTTCCCAAAGGACCCACTGACAAAATTTTGCAAACGATCGAAAAAGAATTAGCCTTGATTAAAGAGCTTGAATACGAAGACTATTTTCTGACGTTAAAAGAGATCTGTGCTTTTGCGGAAAGCAAAGGCATTCTTTATCAAGGCCGGGGGTCCGCCGCAAACTCCGTCGTGTGTTATTGCCTTGGCCTGACTTCTGTGGACCCCAGTAAAATTACTTTGTTGTTCGAGCGCTTTATTTCTCGCGAACGTCGCGAGCCTCCCGATATTGATATCGACTTCGAACACAGTCGACGCGAAGAAGTCATTCAGCATATCTACGAAAAATATAATGAAAGACATGCGGCCATGGTGTGTACGGTGGTTCGCTATCGCTCCCGCATGGCAATTCGCGAGACCGCAAAAGTTTTTGGCATTCCTCTGGACAAAATAAACTCTATGGCAAAGTTTATGGGTCGAGATGGAATCAGTCGCCTTTTAGAACCTGAATCGGCGACGCGCTTTGGAGTAAAAGATTTAAATCACTGGAAGATGTTTTTACATCTTGCCCAACAACTGCGGGGCTTTCCTCGTCACTTAGGTATTCACACAGGGGGATTTTTGATCACTCAAGATCCCATGATTGAAATGGTCCCGGTAGAAAAGGCCACCATGGATGGCCGCTATGTGATTCAGTGGAATAAAGACGATGTCGCCACCTTAAAGCTCATGAAGATTGATGTGCTTAGCCTGGGCATGCTGACTTGTTTGCGAAAATGTTTTGAGCTTTTGAAAAATCACAAAGGTCTGCATTTTAATCTGGCTTCTTTTTCCCAGGAAGACGACCCTTCCACCTACGAAATGATCAGTCGCGCTGACACGGTCGGCGTCTTTCAGATTGAATCCCGGGCGCAGATGCAAACTTTGCCGCGGATGAAGCCAAAAACTTTTTACGATTTGGTTATTGAGGTCGCCCTCGTAAGACCCGGTCCTCTTCAGGGAGGCATGGTCCATCCCTTTTTAAAGCGTCGCCAAGGTTTAGAAAAAGTCACTTATGCTCACAAGGATTTGATTCCAATTCTAAAAAAAACCCATGGCGTTCCCATCTTTCAAGAACAAGTCATGCAGATAGTTATTAAGACCGCTGGTTTTTCCCCCGGCGAATCCGACGAACTGCGCAGAATCATGTCGTCGGCATGGCGTAAACGCTCAACCATGGACAGTATTCGCAAAAGAATCCTGGACGGGTTTGCCGCCCATGGCATCAGCCAGGAATACGGCGAGCAGATTTATAAAACCATCGAAGGTTTTGCCAATTACGGCTTCCCCGAAAGCCATGCTGCCAGCTTCGCCCTTTTAACCTATGCAAGCTGCTATATCAAAAATCACCATCCCGATGTGTTCGCCTGCGGTCTTTTAAACAGCCAGCCCATGGGGTTTTACGCACCTCGCACTTTGGTCGCAGAGGCACAACGGCATGGTGTTTCAGTTCATCCTTTGTGCGTGCAGCATTCTGACTATGACTACACGTTAGAAGAACCCTCTTCTTCCGGATTTCATGCTTTACGCGTGGGCTTGCGTTCGATGTACGGTTTTCCCGAAGCGCTTCTTCGTCGTATCGAGGATTCGCGAAAGGCGCACGGCCCTTTTAAAGATATCGCCGACTTCATTCATCGCACCGAACTTCCGCGCAGCGCCTTACTGAAGCTTGCGGCCTCGGGAGCTTTTGAATGTTTCAACGCCAATGTCCGCGAACTGATCTGGCATCTAGAAAGTTTAAGCCTGGATCAACAAAGTTTTTTATGGGGACATCCCAAAGAGCAGTTCGAAATTGCGGAAGAGGAAGACAATGATGCCGACAATATTCCTTTTGAATCGAATTGGGATCGCTTGCGCCGTGAATACGACAGCAAAGGTTATTCAGTGGACTCGCATCCGCTTTCAGTACTGCGCTCTTACTTGAAGGAAAAAAATAACGAGTTGATTTCTCAACGTTTTGTTCCTTACTTCGCCTCCAACGATCTGTCCCGGATGAAGAACAAAGCCAAAGTGCGTTTGGCGGGGTTGGTTTCCGTGACTCAAAAACCACCGACGGCAAAAGGCATGTGTTTTATTACTCTGGAAGATGAATTTGGCTTTATGAATATCGTGATTCATCCGGAGGTTTATCAAAAAGACCGCCTGGCTATTTATGGAAGATCCCTTTTGGAAATTCACGGTCAAATCGAAAGGGTGGGAGACTTGATTAATATTCGTGCGGCCCGGGTCCTACCCCTGCAATAG